The Thermoclostridium stercorarium subsp. stercorarium DSM 8532 genome contains a region encoding:
- the flgC gene encoding flagellar basal body rod protein FlgC: MGYFSALHASASALTAQRLRMDIISENIANANTTRTEDATPYRRKTVIFEAMNGNMPFSTYLSEAGSKLSGSSAGGVRVAAIVEDQSPFKSVYDPGHPDADENGMVQMPNVDVVTEMVNLISASRAYEANITSINTTKSMALKALEIGK; this comes from the coding sequence ATGGGTTACTTCAGTGCGCTGCATGCAAGTGCTTCTGCGTTGACGGCGCAGAGGTTGAGAATGGATATTATTTCAGAAAATATAGCCAATGCCAATACCACACGGACCGAGGACGCAACTCCATACAGAAGAAAAACCGTCATTTTTGAAGCCATGAACGGGAACATGCCGTTTTCTACATATCTGTCGGAGGCCGGCAGTAAACTGTCAGGAAGCAGTGCCGGTGGTGTACGTGTGGCTGCGATTGTGGAAGATCAGTCTCCATTTAAAAGTGTTTATGATCCCGGTCATCCTGATGCGGATGAAAACGGGATGGTTCAGATGCCCAATGTGGATGTCGTTACCGAAATGGTAAACTTAATATCCGCTTCAAGAGCCTATGAGGCAAATATCACTTCGATAAACACAACCAAATCCATGGCACTGAAAGCACTTGAAATAGGTAAATGA
- the fliE gene encoding flagellar hook-basal body complex protein FliE: MNVSAVSSVMDNMSVNNALNKVAEKESISFRDMLMNEIYRVSELEKEADAITSDFISGKTDNIHSVLIAAEKASIALQLMIEIRNKVIDAYNEIMRMQV, encoded by the coding sequence ATGAACGTTTCAGCAGTATCGTCCGTTATGGACAACATGTCTGTAAATAACGCTTTGAATAAAGTGGCAGAGAAAGAGAGTATAAGTTTTCGGGATATGTTGATGAATGAAATTTACAGAGTAAGTGAACTGGAAAAGGAGGCTGATGCCATTACCTCGGATTTTATTTCGGGGAAAACCGATAATATTCACTCTGTGTTAATTGCGGCCGAAAAGGCATCCATCGCATTGCAGTTAATGATAGAAATACGAAACAAGGTAATTGACGCTTATAACGAAATTATGAGGATGCAGGTCTGA
- a CDS encoding flagellar M-ring protein FliF C-terminal domain-containing protein yields the protein MPEGLVSLWNKIKDYWNDLDKSQKTRIFITAGIITAAVVVTLFFVLRTEYVPLLESGNEYDLKAIVQYLDSHGIKYKKGENQIYVDSRKKQDIEFDLASEAGLLSPDVIFDKSWSKLSLTVTEEDKEKLWKQFEENNLVYKLKKFENVVDASVQYTKPEKTYWAYKGESGDKGSAFVALKTKAPLTAEQIEAAARVVAASIGIPKENITIVDENLNPLNINRDSDMYNANTQEELRRQRELELEQKVYNHFKIGIAQNAFFDTMSVTVSAKLDFDVLNSTEIQYSAPDSDGEGFIKTRETLEEKSEGSQSGAAPGIDSNPGTATYQIGSGGTSSYKKEHNIEERIYNEKQIESKKALGKLVPEETTATITLWYGHRVENADALTSDFIEQIKQDAGYAMGIPTSNISVSIQKLAPEVVADIESNGFNNFVEKYGLYVLMAILLGIMALLMIPKGRKAAEQEVPLALDEAALAGAELAVEDTGKQRLPEIDFEEKDELKRQIQRYVEAKPEAVAQVLRNWLAEDWD from the coding sequence ATGCCGGAAGGGTTAGTCAGTCTGTGGAACAAAATCAAAGACTACTGGAATGATTTGGATAAAAGTCAGAAAACTCGTATATTCATAACGGCGGGAATTATAACAGCAGCAGTAGTGGTAACGCTGTTTTTTGTTTTGAGGACGGAGTATGTGCCGCTTCTTGAAAGCGGAAATGAGTATGATTTGAAAGCAATTGTGCAATATCTTGATTCCCATGGGATAAAGTACAAAAAAGGCGAGAATCAGATATATGTCGACAGCCGGAAAAAACAGGACATTGAGTTTGACCTGGCGAGTGAGGCAGGGCTTTTAAGTCCTGATGTTATTTTCGACAAGAGCTGGTCAAAACTGTCTCTTACCGTTACAGAGGAAGACAAGGAAAAACTCTGGAAACAGTTTGAGGAAAACAACCTTGTATATAAACTGAAAAAATTTGAAAATGTCGTTGACGCGTCGGTACAGTATACAAAGCCTGAGAAAACATACTGGGCTTACAAGGGAGAATCCGGCGACAAAGGTTCTGCTTTTGTGGCATTAAAAACAAAAGCGCCGCTGACGGCTGAACAGATAGAGGCGGCTGCCAGGGTGGTAGCGGCTTCAATTGGAATTCCGAAGGAGAACATAACCATTGTCGATGAAAATTTAAACCCGCTGAATATTAATCGGGACAGTGATATGTACAATGCAAATACCCAGGAAGAGCTAAGACGGCAAAGGGAGCTTGAACTTGAGCAGAAGGTGTACAATCATTTTAAAATCGGTATAGCGCAGAATGCCTTTTTTGACACAATGAGTGTTACCGTCAGTGCAAAGCTGGACTTTGACGTGCTGAACAGCACTGAAATACAATACAGCGCCCCTGACAGCGATGGCGAAGGTTTCATTAAAACAAGGGAAACCCTGGAGGAAAAATCTGAAGGCAGTCAGTCGGGGGCCGCACCCGGAATTGATTCAAATCCCGGAACGGCCACATACCAGATTGGATCGGGAGGCACTTCTTCGTATAAAAAAGAACATAACATCGAAGAGCGCATATATAACGAAAAACAGATTGAAAGCAAAAAAGCCCTTGGAAAACTTGTGCCCGAAGAGACAACCGCCACTATAACGCTGTGGTACGGTCACAGGGTTGAAAATGCCGATGCGCTTACCAGTGATTTTATTGAACAGATCAAGCAGGATGCAGGGTATGCTATGGGAATTCCCACGAGCAATATTTCAGTCAGTATACAAAAACTTGCTCCTGAAGTGGTTGCAGATATTGAATCCAATGGATTCAATAACTTTGTTGAGAAATACGGTCTTTACGTATTAATGGCAATTCTGCTTGGTATCATGGCTTTACTGATGATACCGAAAGGCAGGAAAGCTGCCGAGCAGGAGGTTCCGCTGGCACTTGATGAGGCTGCGCTTGCGGGAGCGGAGCTTGCTGTGGAGGATACCGGAAAACAGAGGTTGCCCGAGATAGATTTTGAAGAAAAAGACGAGCTGAAACGCCAGATTCAGAGGTATGTGGAGGCGAAACCCGAAGCAGTTGCCCAGGTGCTAAGGAACTGGCTTGCTGAAGATTGGGATTGA
- the fliG gene encoding flagellar motor switch protein FliG has product MAVGNSSTKEYSGREKAAMLLITLGPELSSKIFKHLNEDEIEQLTLEIANIRSVSPHDREKVLEEFYQICLAQDYIAEGGIGYAKDVLEKALGTEKAMEIINKLTVSLQVRPFDFVRKADPSQIINFIQNEHPQTIALILTYLKPQQAAAVLSSLPQEKQADVAKRIAQMDRTSPEIIKEVERVLEKKLSSLVTEDYTATGGLQAIVDILNSVDRGTEKYIMETLEIEDAELAEEIRKRMFVFEDILQLDNRSIQRFLREVDNYQLAVALKGATEEVQNVIFSNMSKRMAEMIKEDMEYMGPVRLKDVEEAQQKIVNIIRKLEDAGEIIISRGGGDEIIV; this is encoded by the coding sequence ATGGCAGTTGGAAACAGTAGCACAAAAGAATATTCAGGAAGAGAAAAAGCTGCAATGTTACTGATTACTCTCGGTCCTGAATTATCATCAAAAATTTTTAAACATCTTAATGAGGATGAAATTGAGCAGCTGACTTTGGAAATAGCCAACATACGAAGTGTTTCGCCTCATGACAGGGAAAAGGTTCTGGAGGAATTTTATCAGATTTGCCTGGCCCAGGATTACATCGCCGAAGGCGGTATCGGATATGCGAAGGATGTTCTGGAAAAGGCTCTGGGCACTGAAAAGGCAATGGAAATTATCAATAAACTCACCGTTTCGCTGCAGGTGCGTCCCTTCGATTTTGTCAGAAAGGCTGATCCTTCCCAGATTATTAATTTTATACAGAATGAACATCCTCAGACAATTGCCCTGATACTGACATATTTAAAGCCTCAGCAGGCTGCGGCCGTTCTTTCGTCACTGCCGCAGGAGAAGCAGGCCGATGTAGCAAAGCGCATAGCGCAAATGGACAGAACTTCGCCGGAGATTATTAAAGAAGTGGAAAGGGTGCTTGAAAAGAAGCTGTCGTCGCTTGTAACGGAGGACTACACGGCGACAGGCGGTCTGCAGGCAATAGTGGATATACTGAATTCGGTGGATCGCGGTACCGAAAAGTATATTATGGAGACTTTGGAAATAGAAGACGCCGAACTGGCGGAAGAAATAAGAAAAAGAATGTTTGTGTTCGAGGATATTTTGCAGCTTGATAACCGTTCAATACAGCGCTTCCTGCGAGAGGTGGACAATTATCAGCTTGCCGTTGCATTAAAGGGCGCAACCGAGGAAGTACAGAATGTCATTTTCAGCAATATGTCCAAGCGCATGGCAGAAATGATCAAAGAAGATATGGAATATATGGGGCCTGTGCGTCTTAAGGACGTGGAAGAGGCACAGCAGAAAATTGTCAATATTATACGTAAACTTGAAGACGCAGGTGAAATTATAATTTCAAGAGGCGGAGGAGACGAAATAATTGTATAG
- a CDS encoding FliH/SctL family protein, whose protein sequence is MYSGRNVLKGYRINIGTPYQIEVKPKEEAAAKTEEDTAAAEEKPLVDEILQNARMEAEKIVNNAKIKAEEILNSANEKVAAIVSEAEEKARQEGYKQGEALARQHYQRLIDEAEEIKRKAKEIHDSTILGMESEIVELIIQITKKIIGTELSQNRDVIVGLIRNAVSAASLADTVLIHVSDEDYDYVVENKDRLFEGIKGVENFEIIKDNSLKKGECFVDTGMGIVDSSIETQIDAAESTLRDLLGGTDEKK, encoded by the coding sequence TTGTATAGCGGCAGGAATGTACTTAAAGGCTACAGGATAAATATTGGCACACCCTATCAGATAGAAGTGAAACCAAAGGAGGAGGCGGCAGCGAAAACAGAAGAAGACACCGCTGCTGCCGAGGAAAAGCCTTTGGTTGATGAAATTCTTCAGAATGCCCGCATGGAAGCTGAGAAAATAGTAAACAATGCCAAAATTAAGGCAGAGGAAATTTTAAATTCAGCGAATGAAAAAGTCGCGGCAATTGTCAGCGAAGCCGAAGAAAAGGCAAGGCAAGAAGGTTATAAACAGGGAGAAGCTCTTGCAAGACAGCATTATCAGAGATTGATTGACGAAGCGGAAGAAATAAAACGAAAAGCTAAGGAGATTCATGACAGTACCATTTTGGGTATGGAAAGCGAAATTGTTGAGTTAATAATCCAGATAACGAAAAAGATTATAGGAACCGAGCTTTCCCAAAACAGGGACGTAATTGTAGGTCTGATTCGAAATGCCGTTTCGGCAGCTTCGCTTGCAGATACGGTATTAATTCATGTAAGCGACGAGGATTACGACTATGTGGTTGAAAATAAAGACAGGCTTTTTGAAGGAATTAAGGGAGTGGAAAATTTTGAAATAATCAAGGATAATTCCCTTAAAAAAGGGGAATGCTTTGTCGACACAGGAATGGGAATTGTGGACAGCAGCATAGAAACCCAGATTGATGCCGCCGAAAGCACTCTGAGGGATTTGCTTGGCGGAACTGACGAAAAAAAATAA
- the fliI gene encoding flagellar protein export ATPase FliI, with amino-acid sequence MEVQVNLEKYKKVLTDKRFVSFKGQVTKVVGLTIESKGPESRVGELCRIVNPRTKLEVLAEVVGFRDNHVLLMPLGEMTGIGPGSEVIATGTELKVRVGHGLLGRVLDGLGNPIDGKGNIPAEGFYPVDNIPPHPLTRPRIKEVLPLGVKCIDSMLTLGKGQRMGIFAGSGVGKSTLIGMIARNTKADIIVIGLIGERGREVRDFLERDLTEEGLKRSVVVVATSDQPALIRKKGAMVATAIAEYFRDCGYDVLLLMDSLTRFSMAQREIGLAIGEPPVSRGYTPSVFSVMPKLLERSGTSDKGSITGLYTVLVDGDDMTEPVTDTARSILDGHVVLSRQLAHKNHYPAIDVLGSISRVMSDIVTDEHKKIAGEIRKNLAVYREAEDLINVGAYVKGSNPEIDRAISVIGNINAFLTQSVNEKFDFEETLELMKKALEVNG; translated from the coding sequence ATGGAAGTTCAGGTCAATTTGGAAAAATACAAAAAGGTTCTTACCGACAAACGTTTTGTCAGTTTCAAAGGCCAGGTTACAAAAGTTGTGGGCCTGACAATTGAATCAAAGGGGCCTGAAAGCCGGGTAGGCGAACTTTGCCGTATCGTAAATCCCAGAACAAAACTGGAAGTTCTCGCTGAAGTCGTGGGATTCCGTGACAATCACGTCCTATTGATGCCCCTTGGAGAAATGACCGGAATTGGCCCGGGAAGTGAGGTTATTGCAACAGGAACGGAATTAAAGGTCAGGGTTGGGCATGGCCTGCTTGGAAGAGTTTTGGACGGGCTTGGCAATCCAATCGACGGGAAAGGCAATATCCCCGCCGAAGGGTTCTATCCGGTGGATAATATACCTCCCCATCCGTTAACAAGACCAAGAATAAAAGAAGTACTCCCCCTTGGCGTTAAATGCATAGACAGCATGCTGACGCTGGGCAAGGGGCAGAGGATGGGTATTTTTGCAGGCAGCGGCGTAGGCAAAAGCACATTAATCGGAATGATCGCGCGCAATACGAAAGCCGATATAATTGTCATCGGCTTAATCGGCGAACGTGGCAGGGAAGTGAGGGATTTTCTTGAAAGGGATCTCACTGAGGAAGGGCTTAAACGTTCGGTTGTTGTCGTGGCAACGTCAGATCAGCCTGCTCTGATAAGAAAAAAGGGCGCAATGGTAGCCACCGCAATCGCGGAATATTTCCGTGACTGTGGTTATGACGTTCTGTTGCTTATGGATTCACTGACCCGTTTTTCAATGGCCCAGCGTGAAATAGGCCTTGCGATAGGCGAACCTCCCGTATCAAGGGGATATACGCCTTCGGTGTTCTCTGTAATGCCCAAATTACTGGAACGTTCGGGAACATCGGATAAGGGGTCAATAACCGGATTATATACTGTGCTGGTGGACGGCGATGATATGACCGAACCGGTAACCGACACTGCAAGAAGTATTCTGGACGGACATGTGGTTTTGTCAAGGCAACTGGCCCATAAAAACCACTATCCCGCCATTGACGTGCTTGGAAGCATCAGCCGTGTAATGAGTGACATTGTCACGGACGAGCATAAAAAAATAGCGGGTGAAATCCGAAAAAACCTGGCGGTCTACAGAGAAGCCGAAGACCTTATAAATGTGGGTGCCTATGTAAAGGGGAGCAATCCAGAGATTGACAGGGCAATTTCGGTAATTGGAAATATAAATGCCTTTCTTACGCAGAGTGTGAATGAAAAGTTTGATTTTGAAGAAACTCTGGAATTAATGAAAAAAGCACTGGAGGTTAACGGGTAA
- the fliJ gene encoding flagellar export protein FliJ translates to MARFSFRLQPFLNLKEMMEKNIKNELGIAVQKYQQQLLVLSEIREEIDIQQQEFRKEGISLTTPLKLRQRMEYIKVVQNREKVQIERVNEEKRNVDKIRKRLMETMKEKKILEKLKERQLDEFKKEQEKKQQLLVDEIVSFKETVTPQNEA, encoded by the coding sequence ATGGCCCGGTTCAGTTTCAGGCTTCAGCCGTTTTTAAATCTTAAAGAGATGATGGAAAAAAACATTAAGAACGAATTGGGCATTGCTGTTCAGAAATACCAGCAGCAACTGCTGGTGCTCTCTGAAATCAGGGAGGAAATTGACATTCAGCAGCAGGAATTCAGAAAGGAAGGAATTTCACTAACCACGCCTTTAAAGCTGAGGCAGAGGATGGAATATATTAAGGTGGTCCAGAACAGGGAAAAAGTACAAATCGAGAGGGTTAATGAAGAAAAGAGAAATGTCGATAAAATTAGAAAAAGATTAATGGAAACAATGAAAGAAAAAAAGATCCTTGAAAAGCTTAAAGAAAGGCAATTGGATGAGTTTAAAAAGGAACAGGAGAAAAAGCAGCAATTGCTTGTTGATGAAATTGTTAGTTTTAAAGAAACTGTAACACCACAAAATGAGGCATAG
- a CDS encoding MotE family protein → MAEIRALTPRTKKGNGKDVKSAVLDGLLTILVSIVIVLLIFGGTFYYLLKNNIGGLGEYFRPSIERIPVLKHALPPLPESEDPDDPRHLTQRELIEKYDELRRTNKELTKQLEDAQKRINELESEKEKWTSMADEAQEILEKNEGTSKKILEQLEQLETQKKELDRLIAMGNPEGFAEYYEKMNPENARELYQEIVKQQVAEENYRNLAVPYTQMEPENAAAILTELGQKDMELVVNLMETMKNDVKAEIIENMDPKFAAELMKAIADKKISR, encoded by the coding sequence ATGGCTGAAATTAGGGCTTTAACACCAAGGACAAAAAAGGGCAACGGAAAGGATGTGAAATCTGCAGTCCTGGACGGATTACTGACCATATTGGTGTCAATAGTTATAGTTCTGCTTATTTTCGGAGGAACTTTTTACTATCTTCTGAAAAATAATATAGGCGGACTTGGGGAATACTTCAGGCCCAGCATTGAAAGAATACCGGTTTTGAAACATGCTCTGCCACCGCTGCCTGAAAGTGAGGATCCCGATGATCCGAGACATTTGACCCAGAGGGAGCTTATAGAAAAGTATGATGAACTTCGTAGGACAAACAAAGAGCTGACAAAACAGCTGGAAGACGCCCAAAAACGCATAAACGAACTGGAAAGTGAAAAGGAAAAATGGACCTCGATGGCGGATGAAGCTCAGGAAATTCTTGAAAAAAATGAGGGTACTTCAAAGAAGATACTTGAACAACTGGAACAGCTGGAAACCCAGAAAAAGGAACTGGACAGGCTTATAGCAATGGGCAATCCGGAAGGTTTTGCGGAATATTATGAAAAAATGAATCCTGAAAACGCAAGGGAACTTTACCAGGAAATCGTTAAGCAGCAGGTGGCCGAAGAAAACTATAGAAATCTTGCAGTACCATATACTCAAATGGAACCTGAAAATGCAGCCGCAATATTAACTGAGCTCGGACAGAAAGACATGGAACTTGTGGTTAACTTAATGGAAACGATGAAAAATGACGTAAAAGCCGAAATTATTGAAAACATGGATCCCAAGTTCGCAGCCGAACTTATGAAAGCGATAGCCGATAAAAAAATTTCAAGATAA
- a CDS encoding flagellar hook-length control protein FliK, which translates to MVTVSGILLSADNRQNLVKSAREKTSGEGFYDFLSKSMAAVDSAGKAGKDRTLPLSSSGMQRKVKYETVASDGVKSGTGAFEKCVDKLSEIPVADAKDLEKESEGLLYLIEEIIAVLNKLTLFFENVEPDKAAGTVSFPAEIELALSRKITELINVMNNTTDVSVKENLENLVNELGQILLGNNVTVITESADSAAAGQTEELIAQMLNEAENLKAEIIARTTVNDGMNPESGETNLSDGDIDVQESVETSAPEQDNSKDQNPENRLKEKHESRKVSTEDSVTAYGRLRLNAAQVQNDFGRVAENQSLQNEQMSELKYVPSEKFSIINKENIIHQVAEKVKVLTTSDRSEMVIQLKPESLGRIQLQVIHERGEIIAKFLAESEQVKAILESNMQMLRDALEKSGVDIQSLSVSVGQQYDRNDGNDRNDYRNRHVQGGLRVFYEEQPVSADMLNTYQHTGLSDDLYGYAGSEINLIA; encoded by the coding sequence ATGGTGACGGTAAGCGGTATTTTGCTGTCTGCTGACAACCGGCAGAATTTGGTGAAATCCGCCCGGGAAAAGACTTCAGGGGAAGGTTTTTATGATTTCCTGAGCAAAAGCATGGCTGCCGTCGATAGTGCCGGAAAAGCGGGTAAGGACAGAACTCTGCCCTTGTCTTCATCGGGGATGCAACGCAAAGTAAAGTATGAAACTGTGGCTTCAGACGGTGTAAAGTCTGGCACCGGTGCTTTTGAAAAATGCGTGGACAAGCTTTCGGAAATCCCTGTTGCAGATGCGAAGGATTTGGAAAAGGAATCGGAGGGACTGCTGTATTTAATCGAAGAAATAATTGCAGTTCTCAATAAGCTCACGCTTTTCTTCGAGAATGTGGAACCTGACAAGGCAGCCGGTACGGTATCGTTCCCCGCCGAGATTGAACTGGCTTTAAGCAGAAAAATCACCGAACTGATTAACGTGATGAATAACACCACCGATGTAAGTGTAAAAGAAAATCTTGAGAACCTGGTAAACGAGCTTGGACAGATTCTTTTAGGGAATAATGTCACCGTAATAACCGAAAGCGCTGATTCGGCCGCAGCCGGGCAGACAGAAGAGCTTATTGCCCAAATGCTCAATGAAGCTGAAAATTTAAAAGCAGAAATTATTGCCCGAACGACGGTAAATGACGGCATGAATCCGGAAAGCGGTGAAACTAATCTGTCCGACGGCGATATTGATGTTCAGGAATCCGTTGAAACCAGCGCTCCCGAACAGGATAACAGCAAAGATCAGAATCCCGAAAACCGATTGAAGGAAAAACACGAAAGCAGGAAGGTTTCCACAGAGGACAGTGTAACCGCTTATGGCAGATTACGCCTGAACGCGGCTCAGGTACAGAATGATTTTGGCCGTGTTGCCGAGAACCAAAGCTTACAGAACGAGCAGATGAGTGAATTAAAATATGTACCATCTGAAAAGTTCAGCATTATTAATAAGGAAAACATAATACATCAGGTGGCCGAAAAAGTTAAGGTACTTACAACGTCGGATCGTTCCGAAATGGTGATTCAGCTAAAGCCTGAAAGCCTTGGCAGAATTCAGCTGCAGGTTATCCATGAACGCGGTGAGATAATAGCGAAATTTTTGGCTGAAAGCGAACAGGTAAAGGCAATTCTGGAAAGTAACATGCAGATGCTAAGGGATGCTTTGGAGAAAAGCGGAGTGGACATTCAGAGTCTGTCGGTATCGGTAGGACAGCAGTACGACAGAAATGACGGGAATGACCGAAATGATTACAGAAACCGTCACGTTCAGGGCGGCTTAAGGGTATTTTACGAAGAGCAGCCTGTATCCGCCGATATGCTCAATACATACCAGCATACCGGATTATCTGATGATTTGTACGGATATGCGGGATCGGAAATTAACCTCATTGCGTAA
- a CDS encoding flagellar hook capping FlgD N-terminal domain-containing protein — MAEVSSIRQANIEEIINSNNSSSTREVSDELGKDAFLKLLITQLKYQNPLEPMEDQDFIAQIAQFSALEQMQNLNQSFSYSMGFSLLGKYITATVTDESTGQVRYVSGEVTSVKSQAGKVYLVVGDYDVPLDNITYVSRNPNEYGDVELEKYNAYLGMLSTVKTVLVNGDDPYELEGIVARIEKDTDGVYATLDEVILSVTDIDKGAYESEEAYLNGMKGKTVKFTAKDAQTGQKIKLEGILREGVKDENNGCYHVILDNVRVAVKDILSTEKVDLVSPEQQLLKQILETLRSVESKLPNESAENGDNGENVSGESAVSGPEGELPEETGETGGAGL, encoded by the coding sequence ATGGCAGAAGTTAGCTCAATCAGACAGGCCAACATTGAAGAAATTATTAATTCGAACAACAGCAGTTCCACCCGTGAAGTATCCGACGAACTGGGAAAGGACGCTTTTCTTAAACTTCTCATTACGCAGCTTAAATACCAAAACCCGCTGGAACCGATGGAAGATCAGGATTTTATAGCTCAGATTGCTCAGTTCAGCGCTCTTGAACAGATGCAGAACCTGAACCAGTCTTTTTCCTATTCAATGGGCTTTTCGCTGCTGGGAAAATATATTACCGCAACGGTGACTGATGAAAGCACCGGACAGGTGAGGTATGTAAGCGGTGAAGTAACATCGGTAAAATCCCAGGCGGGAAAGGTTTACCTTGTAGTGGGCGATTATGATGTTCCGCTGGATAATATAACGTATGTGTCTCGAAATCCGAATGAATACGGAGATGTGGAACTGGAGAAGTATAACGCCTATTTGGGGATGCTGAGCACCGTAAAAACTGTACTTGTTAACGGCGATGATCCGTATGAACTTGAAGGCATTGTGGCGAGAATAGAAAAAGACACGGACGGCGTTTACGCAACCCTTGATGAAGTGATTCTCAGCGTTACCGATATTGATAAAGGGGCATATGAAAGCGAAGAGGCTTACCTTAACGGAATGAAGGGAAAAACAGTTAAGTTTACCGCAAAGGATGCGCAAACCGGCCAGAAAATAAAGCTTGAAGGCATACTCAGGGAAGGCGTAAAAGATGAAAACAATGGCTGTTACCACGTTATACTCGATAACGTGCGTGTCGCGGTGAAGGATATTTTGTCCACCGAGAAGGTGGATCTGGTTTCACCCGAACAGCAGCTCCTGAAACAAATTCTTGAGACCTTAAGATCGGTGGAATCAAAACTGCCGAATGAATCAGCCGAAAATGGAGATAATGGTGAAAATGTCTCGGGCGAATCTGCCGTGAGCGGGCCGGAAGGTGAATTACCTGAAGAAACAGGTGAAACGGGAGGCGCCGGGCTATGA
- a CDS encoding TIGR02530 family flagellar biosynthesis protein, producing the protein MIYNNRPVQGIPSLTSSGEIRKNPNLQTAGNFHDILNESLNGGIKISKHAQMRMQMRNLHLTEAQREKLAKAVDKADAKGVRDTLVVMDQMAFVVNVRNRTVITALNSSEMRENVFTNIDGAVFTD; encoded by the coding sequence ATGATTTATAACAACAGGCCTGTTCAGGGTATACCTTCACTGACATCTTCGGGTGAAATACGTAAAAACCCAAATTTACAGACAGCGGGAAATTTTCATGACATTCTCAATGAAAGCCTGAACGGCGGCATAAAAATTTCAAAGCATGCGCAGATGCGTATGCAAATGAGAAATTTGCACCTTACCGAGGCCCAGCGGGAAAAACTTGCAAAAGCAGTAGACAAAGCTGATGCAAAAGGTGTCAGGGATACGCTGGTAGTAATGGATCAGATGGCTTTTGTGGTGAATGTGAGGAACAGGACGGTAATAACCGCATTAAACAGCAGTGAAATGAGGGAAAATGTATTCACCAATATTGACGGAGCCGTATTTACCGATTAA